A window from Salvia miltiorrhiza cultivar Shanhuang (shh) chromosome 2, IMPLAD_Smil_shh, whole genome shotgun sequence encodes these proteins:
- the LOC131007884 gene encoding extensin-like, with protein MPQTPKGGHGGAVPQRPPSPPKPSPALTQLSPARPTPFLKTQTLAASHPPPASLSHASLLSFPNSSPPPPLPPPSATTAQPTPTITTATLRHTPTAAAAAAAPSNTATHTHLRHHSPFASNHHQPPSPSPCTAAAARQPTSCRCPATTFSRPRPLPCSTAAAVFTAAAVSTAAQSLHGRRGHHSCLRPPPPMDNLTTYKRRRHLIVDEDEDQAPPSPPTSSSRPPASSIRPLPPPLATEGYPACL; from the coding sequence ATGCCACAAACCCCGAAGGGGggtcacggcggcgccgtgccaCAGCGGCCGCCGTCGCCCCCCAAACCCAGCCCAGCCCTAACCCAACTCAGCCCGGCCCGGCCCACTCCCTTTTTAAAgacccaaaccctagctgcctcACACCCACctcccgcctctctctcccacGCCTCTCTCCTTTCCTTCCCAAACtcctcaccaccaccaccacttcCACCACCCTCAGCCACCACAGCCCAGCCCACACCCACCATCACCACCGCCACTCTCCGCCACACGCCCACAGCCGCAGCTGCCGCCGCAGCTCCGTCCAACACCGCCACCCACACTCACCTCCGCCACCACTCTCCCTTCGCCTCCAACCACCACCAACCTCCCTCCCCGTCGCCctgcacagcagcagcagcccggcagCCCACCTCCTGCCGCTGCCCCGCCACCACCTTCAGTAGACCACGGCCGTTGCCGTGCtccactgccgccgccgtcttcacggccgccgccgtctccACAGCAGCCCAGAGTCTGCACGGCCGTCGCGGTCACCACAGCTGCCTCCGTCCGCCTCCTCCCATGGATAATCTCACCACCTACAAGCGCCGCCGCCACCTCATAGTCGACGAGGACGAGGATCAGGCCCCACCTAGCCCTCCGACCTCTTCTAGCCGCCCGCCGGCCTCTTCTATCCGCCCTCTCCCGCCCCCCCTCGCCACCGAAGGATATCCGGCATGTCTATAA